In Flavobacterium sp. WV_118_3, one DNA window encodes the following:
- a CDS encoding dihydroorotase has translation MNVILKNATIIDTDSPYHNQKTDLKIIDGIIRAIGSNLSNEEGAAVIELENLHVSQGWFDSSVSLGEPGYEERETIANGLNVAARSGFTDIALQPNSAPVVDNQTEVNFVVHKAREAATQLHPIGALTKNSEGKDLAELFDMTNAGAVAFGDYNRSLDNANLLKIGLQYAQDFNGLIIAYCQDEKIKGNGVVNEGIVSTRLGLKGIPTLAEDIHVARNLFLLEYTGGKLHIPTISTAKSVALLREAKAKGLQVSCSVAVHHLVMTDEKLTGFDTRYKVTPPLRDEQERQALIAGVLDGTIDMITSDHNPLDIEHKKMEFDNAKNGTIGLESAFGALAAVLPIDIIVARLTAGKEFFGIKTQSINVDHKANLSLFTTEGTWEFTKAHILSKSKNSAFLGQPMKGKAYGIYNHGKLILNE, from the coding sequence ATGAATGTAATTCTTAAAAACGCAACGATCATCGATACCGACAGTCCGTATCACAACCAAAAAACGGACCTGAAAATTATCGATGGTATTATCCGTGCTATCGGATCGAACCTTTCGAATGAAGAAGGCGCCGCCGTTATCGAACTGGAAAATCTCCATGTTTCCCAAGGCTGGTTTGACAGCTCCGTATCGCTTGGCGAACCGGGCTATGAAGAAAGAGAAACGATTGCCAACGGACTGAATGTTGCCGCCAGAAGCGGTTTTACCGATATAGCGTTACAACCCAATTCCGCTCCTGTAGTGGACAACCAGACCGAAGTTAATTTTGTAGTACACAAAGCCCGGGAAGCTGCCACACAATTACACCCGATTGGCGCACTGACCAAAAACAGCGAAGGAAAAGACCTGGCCGAATTATTCGACATGACCAATGCCGGTGCTGTGGCTTTTGGCGATTACAACAGAAGCCTGGACAACGCCAACCTGTTAAAAATCGGACTGCAATATGCGCAGGATTTTAACGGACTGATCATCGCTTATTGTCAGGATGAAAAAATAAAAGGAAACGGAGTGGTCAACGAAGGCATCGTGAGTACGCGCCTCGGATTAAAAGGAATTCCGACACTAGCCGAAGACATCCACGTAGCCCGTAACCTTTTCCTATTGGAATACACGGGCGGAAAACTACATATCCCTACTATCTCTACGGCAAAATCCGTAGCTTTACTACGCGAAGCCAAAGCAAAAGGCTTACAGGTGAGCTGTAGCGTTGCGGTACACCATTTGGTTATGACCGACGAAAAACTAACCGGTTTTGACACCCGTTATAAAGTAACACCACCTTTACGCGACGAACAAGAAAGACAAGCCCTGATTGCGGGCGTTCTCGATGGTACAATCGATATGATCACTTCCGATCACAATCCATTGGACATCGAACATAAAAAAATGGAATTCGACAATGCCAAAAACGGAACTATCGGTTTGGAAAGCGCTTTCGGAGCGTTAGCAGCTGTACTTCCAATTGACATTATCGTAGCACGCTTAACCGCTGGAAAGGAATTCTTCGGAATCAAAACACAATCCATAAACGTCGATCACAAAGCGAATTTGAGTTTATTTACAACCGAAGGAACATGGGAATTTACTAAAGCTCATATTCTTTCCAAATCTAAAAATTCTGCTTTTCTGGGACAACCGATGAAAGGAAAAGCCTATGGAATTTACAACCACGGAAAATTAATTCTAAACGAATAA
- a CDS encoding NADPH-dependent FMN reductase: MNVLVFNGALERRSNATSHKIADYFKTEFEATGANVTVFNLPDSGIPLFDVTLNTVPKSVEMMAHVFRNADIHIWLTPLYHGGMTGVMKNCLDWLEVSSKETIPYLTDKTIGFVCWADGSHAMNGITNMDAVAKSLRAWTLPFSVPIARKALYDHEGAFTDEYRQKFDQMVKLLVNCKHHKQV, from the coding sequence ATGAACGTACTTGTATTTAATGGGGCGTTGGAAAGAAGATCCAATGCGACCTCACATAAAATTGCCGATTATTTTAAAACCGAATTCGAAGCGACCGGTGCGAATGTTACCGTTTTTAATCTGCCGGATTCCGGAATTCCACTTTTTGACGTTACCCTGAATACGGTACCTAAATCGGTGGAGATGATGGCGCATGTATTTCGCAATGCGGATATACATATCTGGTTAACACCTTTGTATCACGGCGGAATGACCGGTGTAATGAAGAATTGTTTGGACTGGCTGGAAGTCAGTTCGAAAGAAACAATACCGTATCTGACGGATAAGACGATCGGGTTTGTTTGTTGGGCTGATGGAAGTCATGCGATGAACGGTATTACGAATATGGATGCCGTGGCCAAATCACTACGGGCCTGGACGCTACCTTTTAGTGTTCCGATTGCGCGTAAAGCATTATATGATCATGAAGGTGCCTTTACGGACGAATACCGTCAGAAATTTGATCAAATGGTAAAATTGCTGGTGAATTGTAAACATCACAAACAAGTATAA
- a CDS encoding ankyrin repeat domain-containing protein, protein MTINFKQLFIASITLASVTLHAQQNVFLERSFWKKNPDITTIKAEIQKGGNPSQLNSNAFDPVVFAITEGVSNDAIKFLLSQEGNGVNKLTHDGRTYLFWAAYKGNVDLMEYLLSKGAKTDIQDDKGYTPLNFAAANGQTNTKVYDLCLKNGANLKKDVDHEGANALLLVAAYDKDFSLINYFVNKGLDLKSTDANGNTAFNYAARTGNIETLKALLKKGVKFNDNAMIFASQGTRSTANTLGVYQYLEELKIKPTATGKNGETVLHAIVRKDKQGDIIKYFLSKGVDINQPDKDGTTAFMNAAASNNDLEVLNILLPSVKNINQANKKGATALLLAARYNSPEVVRLLLSKEADVKAVDANGDNIVAYLMQSYTPQKEELFRAKLKTIEQTGLNVATPQKNGNTLLHMAVAKNDMSLIKLIEGYKSDVNAKNKEGMTALHKAALVAQDDTILKHLINNLDAKKSIQTEFKETAYDLASENETLTKNKVAIDFLK, encoded by the coding sequence ATGACTATAAACTTCAAACAGCTATTTATCGCTTCGATAACACTGGCTTCCGTAACGCTTCACGCGCAACAAAATGTATTTTTAGAGCGCTCTTTCTGGAAAAAAAATCCTGACATTACCACTATAAAAGCGGAAATCCAAAAAGGAGGGAATCCTTCACAGCTTAACAGCAATGCTTTTGATCCGGTGGTATTTGCCATAACCGAAGGGGTTTCTAATGATGCAATCAAGTTTTTATTATCGCAAGAAGGTAACGGTGTAAATAAGCTAACGCACGATGGTAGAACCTATCTGTTTTGGGCGGCTTATAAAGGAAATGTCGATCTGATGGAGTATTTATTAAGCAAAGGTGCTAAAACCGATATACAGGATGACAAAGGGTATACCCCATTGAACTTTGCCGCTGCAAATGGCCAGACAAACACCAAAGTGTATGATTTGTGCCTGAAAAACGGAGCCAATCTGAAAAAAGATGTGGATCACGAAGGGGCTAATGCACTTTTATTAGTTGCAGCTTATGATAAAGATTTTTCTTTGATTAACTACTTTGTAAATAAAGGACTGGATCTGAAAAGTACCGATGCCAACGGTAATACGGCTTTTAACTATGCCGCCAGAACCGGAAATATCGAAACCCTGAAAGCGTTATTAAAAAAAGGAGTGAAGTTTAACGATAACGCGATGATCTTTGCCAGTCAGGGAACACGTAGTACCGCCAATACACTGGGCGTATACCAATATCTGGAAGAATTAAAAATTAAACCGACAGCTACCGGTAAAAACGGAGAAACCGTTTTACACGCCATCGTAAGAAAAGACAAACAAGGTGATATTATTAAATATTTCCTGTCTAAAGGTGTCGATATAAACCAACCGGACAAAGATGGTACTACCGCTTTTATGAACGCAGCAGCCAGTAACAACGATCTTGAAGTGCTAAATATTTTACTACCTTCGGTTAAAAACATCAATCAGGCGAATAAAAAAGGAGCGACCGCATTATTATTAGCGGCACGTTACAATTCTCCCGAAGTGGTTCGTTTGTTGTTAAGTAAAGAGGCCGATGTAAAAGCAGTGGATGCCAATGGTGATAATATAGTGGCTTATTTAATGCAATCGTATACACCGCAAAAAGAAGAGTTGTTCCGCGCCAAATTAAAAACAATAGAACAAACCGGATTGAATGTTGCTACGCCTCAAAAAAACGGAAATACATTGCTACATATGGCAGTTGCAAAAAACGATATGTCGTTGATCAAACTTATCGAAGGCTATAAATCGGACGTAAATGCTAAGAATAAAGAAGGAATGACTGCTTTACATAAAGCGGCTTTAGTAGCGCAGGACGATACGATTTTAAAGCATCTGATCAACAATCTTGACGCTAAAAAATCAATCCAGACCGAGTTTAAAGAAACAGCCTATGACCTGGCTTCTGAAAACGAAACATTGACTAAAAATAAAGTAGCAATAGATTTCTTAAAATAA
- a CDS encoding hydrolase, protein MKKAILYLFILSLLFNIFQYMNSNKILKTQGQELENAKTRITKVRDSITTLREEKNDSDYFSLDYDDDAQEYFSRYDVSKVAAKVKEDLVTLNDAKMGNRLVPYEPINGNKFIISKIKILNHRWIIADFYSGSARGEVLLKYFYNEDKPTDFERIDAILFANTVQ, encoded by the coding sequence ATGAAAAAAGCAATACTTTATCTTTTTATCCTGTCATTACTGTTTAATATTTTTCAGTATATGAACTCGAATAAAATCCTCAAAACACAAGGTCAAGAACTCGAAAATGCCAAAACACGTATCACAAAAGTTCGGGATTCCATCACGACTCTCCGGGAAGAAAAAAACGACAGTGATTATTTTTCTCTGGATTATGACGATGATGCACAGGAATATTTTTCACGCTATGATGTGTCTAAAGTCGCTGCCAAAGTGAAAGAAGATCTGGTAACGCTTAACGATGCTAAAATGGGTAACCGTTTGGTACCCTATGAGCCCATTAATGGAAATAAATTTATTATCAGTAAAATAAAAATACTAAATCACCGTTGGATTATAGCCGACTTTTACAGCGGATCGGCTAGAGGGGAAGTCCTGTTAAAATATTTTTATAACGAAGATAAGCCTACCGATTTCGAACGTATTGATGCGATTTTGTTTGCCAATACGGTACAATAA
- a CDS encoding DEAD/DEAH box helicase → MTTFEQFNLPKSLQKAIDEIGLTTPTPIQERSFPVIMSGRDMMGIAQTGTGKTFAYLLPILKQWKFTPTHTPKVVIIVPTRELVVQVAEEVEKLSKYMSVRVLGVYGGVNINTQKTSVYEGVDILVATPGRLMDLALDNVVRFDEMQKLVIDEFDEILNLGFRFQITSILSMMKPKRQNILFSATMTDEVDELLDEYFDFPEEVSLAPSGTPLEKIRQIAYHVPNFLTKVNLLKHLLTEDDSLERILVFVNNKRVADILMEHLDEDFSGQFGVIHSNKSQNYRLNTMAEFQEGNLRGIVTTDIMARGLDISDITHVINMQFSEVPEQYIHRIGRTGRADKEGIAISLIDPKEEEFQVESELLMEKELEILEIPASVTIEEKRLEFEKEKQKVKFLLKRTKLDGGGAFHDKSDKNKKVNLGGPGKRTPRKTKPRNRAVEKNRAAKRKKK, encoded by the coding sequence ATGACCACTTTTGAGCAATTTAATCTTCCAAAATCCTTACAAAAAGCTATAGACGAAATAGGATTGACCACGCCTACTCCAATTCAGGAGCGTTCTTTTCCGGTAATTATGTCGGGACGGGATATGATGGGAATTGCCCAAACCGGTACGGGTAAAACATTTGCCTACCTGCTTCCGATTTTAAAACAGTGGAAATTTACGCCAACACATACTCCAAAAGTAGTGATCATTGTACCAACGAGAGAATTGGTGGTCCAGGTGGCTGAAGAAGTTGAAAAGCTATCCAAATACATGTCTGTTCGCGTATTGGGCGTATACGGAGGTGTAAATATCAACACTCAGAAAACCTCGGTTTACGAAGGTGTAGATATTTTAGTAGCTACCCCGGGGCGATTAATGGATCTGGCGTTGGATAATGTTGTTCGTTTTGACGAAATGCAAAAACTAGTCATTGACGAGTTTGACGAAATCCTGAATTTAGGATTCCGTTTTCAGATCACGTCTATTTTATCGATGATGAAACCGAAACGTCAGAATATTTTATTCTCGGCGACTATGACGGATGAAGTGGATGAATTACTGGACGAATATTTCGATTTTCCGGAAGAAGTTTCCCTGGCACCATCCGGAACACCTTTGGAAAAAATACGTCAGATTGCATACCATGTACCGAATTTCCTAACCAAAGTAAATCTTTTAAAACATTTACTAACGGAAGACGATAGCCTGGAACGCATCTTGGTATTCGTAAATAACAAAAGAGTTGCCGATATCCTGATGGAACATTTGGATGAAGACTTTTCCGGTCAGTTTGGAGTAATCCACTCCAACAAATCCCAGAATTACCGTTTGAATACGATGGCCGAATTCCAGGAAGGCAACCTTCGCGGTATCGTAACCACCGATATTATGGCGCGTGGATTGGATATTTCGGATATTACCCATGTGATTAACATGCAATTTTCGGAAGTACCGGAACAATATATCCACCGAATCGGACGTACCGGTCGTGCCGATAAAGAAGGTATTGCCATTAGCCTTATCGATCCGAAAGAAGAAGAATTCCAGGTTGAATCCGAATTACTAATGGAAAAAGAACTGGAAATATTAGAAATCCCGGCATCCGTAACAATAGAAGAAAAAAGACTGGAGTTCGAAAAAGAAAAACAAAAAGTAAAATTCCTTTTAAAAAGAACCAAACTCGACGGAGGTGGTGCTTTTCACGATAAATCCGATAAAAATAAAAAAGTAAACCTTGGTGGTCCGGGTAAACGAACCCCGCGAAAAACAAAACCGCGTAACCGCGCTGTAGAGAAGAACAGAGCCGCCAAACGAAAAAAGAAATAA
- a CDS encoding DUF2480 family protein, translated as MTEDTTIENKVTASGILRLDLEAYRPEMTFVTFDIKPYLYEELIIIEKSFRTAMDSVNWEDFSGKAVSVVCSVEAIIPQWVYMLITTKLKPLAASIAYGTEKEHLIKSWEKAIENADLSLYFDKKVAVKASEQIPDALYICVSTILAGKVATLLYGEPGLPKVIRKY; from the coding sequence ATGACTGAAGATACAACTATAGAAAATAAAGTGACGGCTTCCGGGATTTTACGATTGGATTTAGAAGCCTACCGTCCCGAGATGACTTTTGTAACATTTGATATAAAACCCTACTTATATGAAGAGTTGATCATTATAGAAAAAAGTTTTAGAACTGCGATGGATTCCGTAAATTGGGAAGACTTTTCGGGTAAAGCGGTGTCGGTAGTTTGTTCTGTTGAGGCGATTATTCCACAATGGGTTTATATGTTGATCACGACAAAATTAAAGCCTTTAGCTGCGTCAATTGCCTATGGAACAGAAAAGGAACACCTGATTAAAAGCTGGGAAAAGGCGATTGAAAATGCCGATTTGTCTTTGTATTTTGATAAAAAAGTGGCTGTTAAGGCCAGCGAACAGATACCGGATGCCCTTTATATTTGCGTAAGCACTATTCTGGCCGGTAAAGTTGCCACATTGCTATATGGCGAACCGGGATTGCCTAAGGTGATCCGGAAATATTAA
- a CDS encoding alpha/beta fold hydrolase gives MSLSLFHLVREPKIKSDKNPLLLLLHGYGSNEEDLFSFASELPDNYYVISARAPHPMPPYGNAWYSIHFDSDANKFSDDDEAIESRDLISKFIEELIETYPIDPTKVTLIGFSQGAILSYAVALSDPEKIQRVVALSGYINPAILADGYTDKALSKLDFFISHGTVDQVIPVEWARKAPEFLKALGLNVVYNEYPVGHGVAPQNFYDFKNWLQQTL, from the coding sequence ATGAGTCTATCGTTATTTCACCTCGTTAGAGAACCCAAAATCAAGTCGGATAAAAATCCGTTATTATTGCTATTGCACGGATACGGCAGCAATGAAGAAGATCTGTTTTCATTCGCTTCGGAACTACCGGACAATTATTATGTTATTTCTGCACGGGCACCGCATCCGATGCCGCCTTACGGAAATGCCTGGTATAGTATCCACTTTGATAGTGATGCCAATAAATTTTCGGATGACGATGAGGCGATCGAATCCCGTGATCTTATTAGTAAATTTATCGAGGAGTTAATCGAAACCTACCCTATTGATCCGACAAAAGTTACTTTGATTGGTTTTAGTCAGGGTGCTATTTTAAGTTATGCTGTTGCTTTATCCGATCCGGAAAAAATACAACGCGTAGTCGCTTTAAGCGGGTACATCAATCCGGCTATTTTGGCTGATGGTTATACCGATAAAGCACTTTCAAAACTGGATTTTTTTATTTCCCACGGAACCGTAGACCAGGTAATTCCGGTAGAATGGGCTCGAAAAGCGCCTGAATTTTTAAAAGCTTTGGGATTGAATGTCGTTTATAACGAATATCCGGTAGGACATGGAGTCGCTCCGCAAAACTTCTACGATTTTAAAAACTGGTTGCAACAAACCTTATAA
- a CDS encoding metalloregulator ArsR/SmtB family transcription factor, with product MKIKLPENERALWILKTKGPLSVTTLAKELNVTTEGARFNILKLASEGLVLSETVSKGRGRPQQIWSLTATGNSRFPDTHADLTVKLIQKTREILGGKALDAVIEAHSAEIRNSYLNAVSGVDILEKRIQMLTEIRNNEGYMAGYTQEDDHFLIYENHCPICAAATICQGFCRSELETFQAVLGEETTIERLDHIVSGATRCTYKVSYKKNQ from the coding sequence ATGAAAATTAAATTACCGGAAAACGAAAGAGCCTTATGGATACTAAAAACCAAAGGCCCGCTTTCTGTTACAACCCTGGCCAAAGAACTGAATGTGACCACAGAAGGCGCGCGTTTTAATATTTTAAAGCTCGCTTCCGAGGGATTGGTACTATCGGAAACGGTTTCCAAAGGGCGCGGCCGACCGCAGCAAATCTGGTCGCTTACCGCTACCGGTAATTCCCGTTTCCCGGATACGCATGCGGATTTGACGGTAAAACTGATTCAGAAAACAAGGGAAATACTCGGGGGAAAAGCACTGGATGCCGTTATCGAAGCACATTCCGCAGAAATCCGGAACAGTTATCTGAACGCCGTATCGGGTGTAGACATACTTGAAAAACGCATTCAGATGCTAACCGAAATCCGGAACAACGAAGGTTATATGGCCGGCTATACCCAAGAAGATGATCATTTTTTGATATACGAAAACCACTGCCCGATTTGCGCCGCAGCTACCATATGTCAGGGGTTTTGCCGATCCGAGTTAGAAACTTTTCAGGCTGTTTTAGGCGAAGAAACAACCATAGAACGTCTGGATCATATTGTTTCCGGAGCGACGCGTTGTACTTATAAAGTTAGTTACAAAAAGAATCAGTAG
- a CDS encoding BatA and WFA domain-containing protein encodes MQFKHPEILYFLFLLVIPILVHLFQLRRFKKEYFTNVRFLKEVSIQTRKSSQIKKWLLLCTRLLLLASLILAFAQPFFNAKDTQNTANEMVILLDNSFSMQAKGNRGELLKRAVQDLLENTPDNQRFSLVTNTEAFWDTDIRSIQKELQSLSYSSVPFRLDFLRNKVEAQKPNVPKDIVLITDAVQADQNAAVIQEQSPVYCIIPKAENKNNISIDKVSINQQSDDFYEIKVALSAYGELQSEIPMAVYNGKNLVAKTVIAFDTPKKNIVFNLPKKDFHGYVSLEDNSLTYDNTYYFSISKPEKSNVIAIGDADKNAFLSRIYTPEEFQYKNTTLSTLDYNTLDKQDAIIINELKEIPQALTTTLKAFYDKGGTIVVIPAAETSVQNLTSFSGNFGISKIGSLQNTPKQITKIAFNHPLYQTVFEKKTDNFQYPKVNSTFTIGGNPAGILSYDDQTPFLSSVTNKIGMLYLFAAPINKTNSNFQNSPLIVPTFYNMAQNNQKTGISEFTIGDNQSLILDVILSKDEVVTVQNEKSDFIPMQQLLNNKIKLSFGDYPEQSGNYAIAKGNTILKNISFNHARTESDLSLHNENIYDNYTKTDSIATVYNDIHSTRTASEAWKYFIIATLLFLLLELLIQKFVK; translated from the coding sequence ATGCAATTCAAACATCCTGAAATTCTGTATTTCCTCTTTCTATTGGTTATACCAATTCTGGTTCATTTATTTCAATTGCGTCGTTTTAAAAAAGAATACTTCACCAATGTTCGCTTCCTGAAAGAAGTCAGTATCCAGACACGAAAGAGTTCGCAAATAAAAAAATGGTTATTGCTTTGTACGCGATTACTATTGTTAGCCTCTTTGATTCTGGCTTTTGCACAACCTTTTTTTAACGCAAAAGACACCCAAAATACAGCCAACGAAATGGTAATCCTATTGGATAATTCCTTTTCGATGCAAGCCAAAGGTAATCGCGGTGAATTGTTAAAACGAGCCGTACAGGATCTTTTGGAAAACACTCCGGACAATCAGCGGTTTTCATTAGTCACCAATACCGAAGCGTTTTGGGATACGGATATCCGTTCGATCCAAAAAGAGTTACAATCATTATCGTACAGCTCGGTCCCTTTCCGACTTGATTTTTTACGAAACAAAGTCGAAGCCCAAAAACCCAATGTTCCGAAAGATATTGTGCTCATTACCGATGCCGTACAAGCCGATCAAAACGCGGCGGTCATTCAGGAACAAAGTCCGGTCTATTGTATTATCCCAAAGGCCGAAAACAAAAACAACATCAGTATCGATAAGGTTTCGATCAACCAGCAATCCGATGATTTTTATGAGATCAAAGTGGCGTTAAGTGCTTATGGCGAATTACAATCCGAAATCCCAATGGCGGTTTATAACGGTAAAAATCTGGTTGCCAAAACTGTAATTGCATTTGACACCCCGAAAAAAAATATTGTATTCAATCTTCCGAAAAAAGATTTCCACGGTTATGTTTCTCTGGAAGACAATAGCCTGACCTATGATAACACGTATTATTTCAGTATTTCAAAACCGGAAAAATCCAATGTGATTGCTATCGGTGATGCCGACAAAAATGCATTTTTATCACGGATTTACACTCCGGAAGAATTCCAATATAAAAATACTACTTTAAGCACACTCGATTATAATACACTCGACAAACAAGACGCGATTATTATAAATGAGCTCAAAGAAATTCCGCAGGCACTAACCACTACTTTAAAGGCTTTTTACGACAAAGGCGGTACTATTGTGGTAATCCCGGCAGCGGAAACATCAGTACAAAATCTGACTTCATTTTCCGGGAATTTCGGAATCAGCAAAATCGGTTCCTTACAAAATACGCCGAAACAAATCACGAAAATAGCCTTTAACCATCCGCTATACCAAACCGTATTCGAAAAGAAAACCGATAATTTCCAATATCCGAAAGTCAACAGCACCTTTACGATTGGCGGTAATCCGGCCGGTATTTTAAGTTACGACGATCAGACGCCGTTTTTGAGTTCGGTAACCAATAAAATCGGAATGCTATACCTGTTTGCAGCGCCGATCAATAAAACAAACAGTAACTTCCAAAACTCCCCGTTAATTGTGCCTACTTTTTACAACATGGCACAAAATAATCAGAAAACCGGAATATCCGAATTTACAATCGGAGACAATCAAAGTCTGATATTGGACGTTATCTTATCGAAAGATGAAGTAGTAACGGTTCAAAACGAAAAATCGGATTTTATTCCAATGCAACAGCTCCTAAACAACAAGATCAAACTGTCCTTTGGAGACTATCCGGAACAATCGGGAAATTATGCTATCGCGAAAGGGAATACGATTTTGAAAAACATCAGTTTTAATCATGCGCGTACCGAAAGTGATCTGAGCCTGCACAACGAAAACATTTACGATAACTATACTAAAACCGACTCCATTGCCACTGTTTACAACGATATCCATTCGACGCGAACAGCCAGTGAAGCCTGGAAATATTTTATCATCGCAACACTACTATTTTTATTACTAGAACTACTGATCCAAAAATTCGTAAAATGA
- a CDS encoding PLDc N-terminal domain-containing protein: MSVFYWQLFLLCLIVFIIFSLFRLSKSRLESDRKIIWCILILAFPVLGSLAYFMVGNK, encoded by the coding sequence ATGAGTGTATTTTACTGGCAATTGTTTCTGTTATGTTTGATTGTATTTATCATCTTTAGTTTGTTTCGACTGAGTAAATCGAGATTGGAGTCGGATAGAAAAATTATCTGGTGTATACTGATACTTGCTTTTCCGGTTTTGGGAAGTCTGGCCTATTTTATGGTAGGAAATAAATAA